One Bombus pyrosoma isolate SC7728 linkage group LG11, ASM1482585v1, whole genome shotgun sequence DNA segment encodes these proteins:
- the LOC122572594 gene encoding glucose dehydrogenase [FAD, quinone] encodes MAIGLTTLLSTASVLGFSLIPLLAIGLSIFRYNQADPESHPTDARQLLRMYDFIVVGGGSAGAVIASRLSEISNWTVLLVEAGGDENEISDVPVLAGYTQLSEMDWKYQSSPPTVSAYCLAMIGDRCNWPRGKVLGGSSVLNAMVYVRGNRRDYDNWARLGNVGWSYGEVLPYFLKSEDNRNPYLARTPYHAMGGYLTVQESPWRTPLSIAFLQAGQELGYENRDINGARQTGFMLTQSTIRRGSRCSTAKAFLRPVKNRQNLHIAMNSQALRVVFNDDKRATGIEILRDGRQQVIRVRREIVLSAGTINSAQLLMLSGIGPREHLAEFDIPVISDLRVGDNLQDHVGLGGLTFVVNEPISLKKDRFQTMPVMMEYVLNERGPMTNPGVEALAFVNTRYADKSDDYPDIQFHFAPSSINSDGGEQIKKILGLRDRVYNTMYKPLTHAETWSILPLLLRPRSSGWVRLKSKNPLVYPDINPNYFTHKEDMDVLIDGIRIALQLSNTTAFQRFGSRPHTIRMPGCHKYLFDTYDYWECAIRHFTFTIYHPTGTCKMGPKSDSTAVVDPRLRVYGVKGLRVADASIMPTIVNGNPNAPAIMIGEKASDIIKEDWMYKRERYVGR; translated from the exons ATGGCAATAGGGTTAACTACATTGCTAAGTACTGCATCGGTCCTCGGATTCAGCCTGATTCCTCTCCTAGCGATTGGCTTGTCCATATTTCGGTACAACCAAGCGGATCCAGAATCTCATCCGACCGATGCCCGCCAG CTTCTACGAATGTACGATTTCATAGTGGTCGGTGGAGGAAGCGCGGGTGCGGTGATAGCATCGAGATTGTCGGAGATATCGAATTGGACTGTGTTGCTGGTGGAAGCGGGCGGtgacgaaaatgaaatttcggaCGTTCCCGTATTGGCTGGGTATACCCAGCTCTCGGAAATGGATTGGAAATACCAAAGTTCGCCACCGACTGTTTCGGCTTATTGCCTCGCCATGATCGGCGATAGGTGCAACTGGCCACGTGGAAAAGTGCTTGGTGGCAGCAGCGTGTTGAACGCCATGGTTTATGTCCGGGGTAATCG cCGTGACTACGACAATTGGGCTAGACTGGGCAACGTCGGCTGGAGTTACGGCGAAGTTCTGCCGTACTTCCTGAAATCCGAGGACAACCGCAATCCCTACCTCGCAAGGACGCCCTATCATGCCATGGGTGGTTACCTGACTGTGCAAGAGTCCCCGTGGAGAACACCGTTATCGATCGCATTTTTGCAAGCTGGTCAGGAGCTTGGCTATGAGAATCGCGACATAAATGGCGCGCGTCAGACCGGTTTCATGTTAACCCAGTCAACGATACGTCGAGGTAGTCGTTGCTCCACCGCGAAAGCGTTCCTCAGACCGGTGAAGAACAGGCAGAATCTTCATATAGCGATGAACTCGCAAGCGTTGAGGGTAGTGTTCAACGACGACAAGAGAGCGACCGGTATCGAGATCCTTAGAGATGGTCGTCAGCAAGTAATAAGGGTCAGACGGGAGATCGTTTTATCGGCTGGCACGATCAACTCGGCCCAACTGCTGATGTTATCCGGTATCGGGCCTAGAGAACACTTGGCGGAGTTCGATATACCCGTGATATCGGATTTGAGAGTCGGCGACAATCTTCAGGACCACGTGGGTCTTGGTGGACTGACGTTCGTAGTCAACGAGCCAATCAGCCTCAAGAAGGACCGTTTTCAAACCATGCCCGTGATGATGGAGTACGTTCTAAACGAAAGGGGTCCAATGACCAATCCCGGAGTAGAAGCATTGGCCTTCGTCAACACCAGATACGCGGACAAATCGGACGACTATCCCGATATTCAGTTCCATTTCGCCCCAAGTTCTATCAATTCCGACGGTGGAGAGCAGATTAAGAAGATCTTAGGTCTGCGAGATAGAGTGTACAATACCATGTACAAACCGCTGACTCACGCTGAAACCTGGTCCATTCTGCCGCTTCTATTGAGACCCAGAAGTTCCGGCTGGGTGCGCTTAAAGAGCAAGAACCCATTAGTATATCCAGATATTAATCCGAATTATTTCACGCACAAAGAGGACATGGACGTTCTTATCGATGGCATAAGGATCGCGTTACAGTTATCCAACACGACGGCTTTTCAGAGATTCGGTTCCAGGCCACACACTATCCGTATGCCTGGATGCCACAAGTATCTATTCGACACTTACGATTATTGGGAATGCGCGATTCGACATTTCACTTTTACGATTTATCATCCCACCGGAACCTGCAAAATGGGTCCAAAGAGCGACTCTACGGCTGTCGTGGATCCCAGATTAAGAGTGTACGGGGTGAAAGGCTTGAGAGTGGCAGACGCGTCGATCATGCCCACGATCGTCAATGGAAATCCGAACGCTCCTGCTATTATGATCGGTGAAAAGGCAAGCGATATTATCAAGGAGGACTGGATGTACAAAAGAGAACGATACGTGGGAAGGTGA
- the LOC122572590 gene encoding glucose dehydrogenase [FAD, quinone] — MVFSAIVVTSALKGALSLVGTSLWLIPLLIAGLSYYRYDQLDPESRPIDKYPLYAEYDFVVVGAGSAGAVVANRLSEIAKWNVLLLEAGPDENEVTDVPSLAAYLQLTKLDWKYKTEPTGRACLAMKGGRCNWPRGKVLGGSSVLNYMLYVRGNRHDYDYWESMGNPGWGYDQALYYFKKSEDNRNPYLQRSPYHSTGGYLTVQESPWKTPLVVAFVQAGTEMGYENRDINGEEQTGFMIAQGTIRRGSRCSTAKAFLRPIRLRRNIHTAMNSHVTRVLINPVTMKATGVEFVRDGRRQMVRARKEVILSAGAINSAQILMLSGVGPKEHLRHVGIPVIKDLRVGDNLQDHVGMGGLTFLIDKPVAIVQDRLQAAPVTMHYVANGRGPMTTLGGVEGYAFVNTKYANRSIDYPDIQLHMAPASINSDGGVQVKKILGITDQVYDTVYRPITNKDAWTIMPLLLRPRSRGTVRLRSSNPFHSPLIDANYFSDPMDIATLVEGAKIAIRVSEAKVFKQFGSRVHRIKLPGCKHLKFASDAYWECHIRHISMTIYHPVGTTKMGPSTDPTAVVDFRLKVHGIEGLRVIDASIMPTICSGNTNAPVIMIGEKGADLVKNDWLTVETARRS, encoded by the coding sequence ATGGTATTCAGCGCGATCGTGGTCACGTCGGCCTTGAAGGGTGCTTTGAGCCTGGTGGGCACGAGTTTGTGGCTAATCCCTCTATTGATAGCAGGTCTGTCCTACTATCGATACGATCAACTGGACCCGGAGAGTCGGCCTATCGACAAATATCCTCTCTACGCGGAATACGATTTCGTGGTTGTGGGAGCTGGATCAGCCGGGGCTGTCGTGGCTAATCGGCTATCAGAAATAGCAAAATGGAACGTTCTTCTACTAGAGGCTGGTCCGGATGAGAACGAAGTAACCGACGTACCTTCGTTGGCGGCTTATCTTCAATTGACGAAATTAGattggaaatataaaacagaacCGACGGGGAGAGCCTGTCTGGCTATGAAAGGTGGTCGCTGTAACTGGCCTCGTGGCAAAGTTCTAGGTGGTTCGAGCGTGCTCAATTACATGTTATACGTCAGAGGGAACAGACACGATTACGATTACTGGGAGTCGATGGGCAATCCTGGTTGGGGATACGACCAGGCGCtctattattttaagaaatccGAGGATAACAGGAATCCCTACTTGCAGAGGAGTCCGTATCACTCGACTGGCGGGTACTTGACGGTGCAAGAGTCTCCGTGGAAGACTCCTTTGGTAGTGGCGTTCGTTCAGGCAGGAACGGAGATGGGCTACGAAAACAGGGATATAAACGGAGAAGAGCAAACGGGATTTATGATAGCTCAAGGGACGATCCGCCGAGGTAGCAGATGCTCGACGGCGAAGGCGTTTCTGCGACCAATTCGACTGCGTAGGAACATTCACACCGCCATGAATTCTCACGTAACTAGAGTTCTGATCAATCCTGTCACCATGAAAGCAACGGGCGTCGAGTTTGTCAGGGATGGTCGCAGACAAATGGTCCGAGCGAGAAAGGAAGTGATTCTTTCCGCCGGAGCGATAAATAGCGCTCAGATTCTCATGTTATCCGGTGTAGGACCGAAGGAACACCTACGTCACGTTGGAATACCGGTGATAAAGGACCTTCGAGTGGGCGACAATCTACAGGATCACGTTGGCATGGGTGGCTTGACGTTCCTGATAGACAAACCCGTGGCTATTGTTCAGGATCGGCTGCAAGCGGCTCCGGTAACGATGCATTACGTGGCGAATGGAAGGGGTCCGATGACCACTCTAGGCGGCGTCGAGGGCTACGCCTTCGTCAACACGAAATACGCCAATCGGTCCATCGATTATCCGGACATTCAATTACACATGGCGCCGGCGTCCATAAATTCAGACGGCGGCGTGCAAGTTAAGAAGATTCTCGGAATAACCGACCAAGTGTACGATACCGTGTACAGACCTATAACGAATAAGGACGCATGGACCATCATGCCTCTTCTGCTCAGGCCTAGATCGAGAGGCACGGTCAGGCTACGTAGTTCCAATCCGTTTCATAGTCCGCTGATCGACGCTAATTATTTCTCCGATCCGATGGACATCGCCACTTTGGTCGAAGGTGCGAAAATCGCGATCAGAGTTAGCGAGGCGAAGGTTTTCAAGCAGTTTGGATCGAGAGTTCACAGAATCAAACTGCCTGGGTGCAAGCACCTGAAATTTGCTTCGGACGCGTACTGGGAGTGTCACATTCGACATATTTCGATGACCATTTATCATCCGGTCGGAACAACGAAGATGGGCCCTTCTACCGATCCCACCGCCGTCGTCGATTTTAGGCTGAAGGTACACGGGATCGAAGGGTTGAGGGTGATCGACGCGTCGATCATGCCTACCATTTGTAGCGGAAACACGAACGCGCCGGTAATTATGATCGGAGAGAAGGGAGCCGATCTCGTAAAGAACGATTGGCTGACGGTAGAAACTGCGAGAAGAAGCTAG
- the LOC122572589 gene encoding glucose dehydrogenase [FAD, quinone], which yields MSIVTAATLAIKGATVLLGKVAIIPIIIAALAYYNYDLMDPENYPKVTKNIRKEYDFVVVGGGSAGSVVVNRLSENPKWNVLLLEAGGHETEITDVPILSLYLHKSKVDWKYRTQPQDSACQAMIDRRCCWTRGKVLGGSSVLNTMLYIRGNRRDFDQWESFGNPGWGYEDVLPYFKKSQDQRNPYLARNTRYHSTGGYLTIQDSPYNTPLGVAFLQAGEEMGYDIVDVNGEQQTGFAFYQYTMRRGTRCSSAKAFVRPIQLRKNFHLSLWSHVTKVLIDPRTKKAYGVEFIREGRREVVYARKEVILSAGAINSPQLLMLSGIGPRQHLEEVGITVVHDSPGVGQNLQDHIAVGGLAFLIDYPISTVMTRLVNLNSALRYAITEDGPLTANVGLESVGFISTKYANQSDDWPDIEFMLTSSSTSSDGGTHVKNAHGLTDDFYNKVFQDINYRDLFGVFPMLLRPKSRGFVKLKSKNPLDYPLMYHNYLTDPYDVNVLREGVKAAIAFGETSSMKRFGARFHSRALPNCNHIPMFTDEYWNCAIRQYTMTIYHMSCTAKMGPPTDPMAVVDPELRVYGVTGLRVIDASIMPTITNGNINAPVIMIGEKGADLVKKQWLSRRKRDNATIVAT from the exons ATGAGTATCGTGACAGCAGCCACGTTAGCGATAAAGGGTGCCACTGTGTTACTTGGAAAGGTGGCGATAATTCCTATTATCATAGCGGCTCTGGCATACTACAATTACGATCTGATGGATCCTGAGAATTATCCTAAAGTGACGAAGAATATAAGGAAAGAATACGATTTTGTGGTGGTGGGAGGTGGATCGGCCGGAAGCGTGGTTGTGAACAGACTTTCGGAAAATCCTAAGTGGAATGTGCTGTTGTTAGAGGCTGGAGGACACGAAACCGAGATAACAGACGTCCCTATACTATCCCTTTATTTGCACAAGAGCAAAGTGGATTGGAAATACAGGACTCAGCCGCAAGATTCCGCTTGTCAAGCgatgatcgatcgacgatGCTGCTGGACCAGAGGAAAG GTTTTGGGTGGCTCGAGCGTGCTCAACACGATGCTCTACATTCGAGGAAATCGACGGGATTTCGATCAGTGGGAAAGTTTCGGAAACCCTGGGTGGGGTTACGAGGATGTTCTGCCGTATTTCAAGAAATCTCAAGATCAAAGAAATCCCTATTTAGCTCGCAACACTAGATACCATAGCACTG GAGGGTACCTGACGATTCAGGACTCACCCTACAACACACCTCTAGGAGTGGCCTTCCTACAGGCCGGCGAAGAGATGGGCTACGACATTGTAGACGTAAACGGAGAGCAACAGACTGGCTTTGCTTTCTACCAATATACCATGCGAAGAGGAACAAGATGCAGCTCCGCGAAAGCATTCGTCAGACCCATTCAGTTACGAAAAAACTTTCATCTATCCCTGTGGAGTCACGTAACCAAGGTCCTGATCGATCCGCGAACGAAAAAAGCCTACGGCGTCGAGTTCATCAGAGAAGGCCGGAGAGAAGTAGTCTACGCCAGGAAGGAAGTCATTCTTTCGGCGGGTGCCATAAATTCCCCTCAGCTGTTAATGCTCTCGGGAATTGGACCTAGACAACACCTGGAAGAAGTAGGAATTACGGTGGTTCACGATTCTCCTGGAGTCGGACAGAACCTGCAGGATCACATCGCGGTGGGTGGTCTAGCTTTCTTGATCGATTACCCGATCAGTACCGTGATGACTCGCCTGGTGAACCTCAATTCCGCTCTACGGTACGCCATCACGGAGGACGGACCATTAACCGCGAACGTAGGCTTAGAGTCCGTAGGCTTTATCTCGACGAAATACGCGAATCAAAGCGACGATTGGCCCGACATAGAATTCATGCTCACCTCTTCCTCCACTAGCTCCGACGGAGGCACGCACGTGAAAAATGCTCACGGACTCACGGACGACTTTTACAACAAAGTATTCCAGGACATTAATTACCGCGATCTGTTCGGGGTGTTCCCCATGCTTCTCAGGCCTAAATCTCGCGGTTTCGTGAAACTAAAGTCGAAAAACCCTCTGGATTATCCCCTGATGTATCACAATTATTTGACCGATCCTTACGACGTGAATGTCCTGAGGGAAGGCGTAAAGGCTGCGATAGCTTTCGGAGAGACGAGCAGCATGAAGAGATTCGGTGCCAGATTTCACAGTCGCGCTCTACCCAACTGTAACCACATACCTATGTTCACCGACGAATACTGGAACTGTGCCATACGACAATACACTATGACGATCTATCATATGAGCTGTACAGCGAAAATGGGTCCACCGACCGACCCAATGGCCGTCGTCGACCCCGAACTCAGAGTCTACGGTGTGACCGGGTTGAGGGTAATCGACGCGTCCATTATGCCGACGATCACCAACGGGAACATAAACGCACCGGTGATCATGATCGGAGAGAAAGGCGCGGATTTGGTTAAGAAGCAATGGCTATCACGGAGGAAGAGGGACAACGCCACGATCGTCGCAACGTGA
- the LOC122572789 gene encoding exosome complex exonuclease RRP44, translated as MLTTKIFFRKTKGGNVFKTVREHYLRDDIHCGSKACEKCVYRTRNIILDDEDSSASSSKIMKPYYLLIDTNIILDQIDILEEDIICNVIIVQTVLEEVKHKSSAVYKRLRNIITNPQRKFYVFVNEHHKDTYVERGPGESTNDRNDRAIRVATKWYNAHLNLYDNRIKTVLLTDDTRNRELAEKEGIPVISMEDYILSLENSGFLADKLCKKSYGAVFEGPEIFPCHLTPFELHEGIKNGKLLQGTFQASKENFLEGFVNVDGVEKSIFIQGRSNLNRAVDCDAVVVELLPEDQWSSPSDIVLQDEEEADADDDVLKTNKALDKFGSSNKMQKTPTGKVVGIIRRNWRQYCGILQPSNIEGNVRHLFVPAERKIPKIRIETRQYTVLCKQRIIVAIDSWPRNSRYPLGHFVRALGEIGNKTTENEVILLEHDIPHSRFSDAVLSSLPEISWSVTDADIAQREDLRYLDICSVDPPGCTDIDDALHCRDLSNGNLEVGVHIADVTHFVRPGTALDKEAALRSTTVYLVDTRIHMIPELLSTNFCSLREKEDKLTFSCIWEMDRDANIINTRYCKSVICSRAAMTYDEAQLKIDDVTQQDSLVKSLRNLNNLAKKLKKRRLDNGALLLASPEVRFEVDCETHDPIEVEVKKLRETNSMVEEFMLLANISVAKKILEEFPECAVLRRHPEPPPTNFEPLIKAAKNQGFTINVNSGKELADSLNKCHKDSNPYFNTMLRILATRCMMQAVYFVSGMHQPSEYYHYGLACPVYTHFTSPIRRYADVMVHRLLAVCIGADATYPDLLDKKKNHALCQNMNYRHRMAQYSNRASVALNTHLFFREKIQDEEGYILFVRKNALQILIIKYGLEGTLYLNKDKDSGVTFMYNGEDHSQTCGNIVFRTFDPVTVQISLNRSNIQHEKLIFKLVKPFIPGFSVPPTNTADSCQMVLKESTKETVKRKIGAEKVSDSNTKGGGSKRKQKKRKH; from the exons ATGTTGACGACCAAAATATTCTTTAGGAAAACTAAAGGGGGAAATGTGTTTaag acGGTTAGGGAGCATTACCTTAGAGATGATATTCACTGTGGATCTAAAGCTTGTGAAAAGTGCGTGTACAGAACTcggaatataattttagatgACGAGGATTCCAGTGCAAGCAGTTCTAAGATAATGAAACcttattatctattaattgatactaatattattttagaccAG attgACATTTTGGAAGAAGATATTATTTGCAATGTCATAATTGTGCAAACAGTGTTGGAAGAAGTGAAACATAAAAGTTCAGCCGTATATAAAAGATTAAGGAATATTATCACTAATCCACAAaggaaattttatgtatttgttaaTGAACATCATAA AGATACTTATGTCGAGCGTGGCCCCGGTGAAAGTACAAATGACAGAAATGATAGGGCAATTAGGGTTGCAACAAAGTGGTATAAtgcacatttaaatttatatgacAATAGAATCAAAACTGTGCTATTAACAGATGATACACGCAACAGAGAATTAGCAGAAAAAGAAGGGATCCCAgttatttcaa tggaagattatatattatcattagAAAATTCAGGCTTTTTGGCtgataaattatgtaaaaagagTTATGGTGCAGTATTTGAGGGTCCAGAAATTTTCCCATGTCATCTTACACCATTTGAATTACATGAAGGCATAAAAAATGGGAAACTTCTGCAGGGAACCTTTCAAGcttcaaaagaaaatttccttGAAGGATTCGTGAATGTAGATGGAGTTGAAAAATCT atttttatccAAGGTCGTAGTAACCTTAATAGAGCTGTTGATTGCGATGCAGTTGTGGTGGAGCTCTTGCCAGAGGATCAGTGGTCATCTCCTAGTGACATTGTTCTgcaagatgaagaagaagcagatgCTGATGATGATGttttaaaaacgaataaagCATTAGATAAATTTGGTTCATCAAACAAAATGCAAAAGACACCGACTGgcaaagttgttggaattaTCAGAAGAAATTGGAGACAATATTGTGGAATATTGCAACCCAGTAACATAGAAGGG AATGTACGACATTTATTCGTGCCAGCTGAACGAAAAATACCTAAAATAAGAATCGAAACTAGACAATATACAGTGCTGTGTAAACAGAGAATCATCGTAGCAATTGATTCATGGCCACGTAATTCTAGATATCCTCTTGGTCATTTTGTACGCGCGTTAGGTGAAATAGGGAACAAAACCACCGAAAATGAAGTGATATTGTTAGAACACGATATCCCCCATAGTCGATTTTCTGACGCTGTCCTCAGCTCATTACCAGAGATCTCATGGAGTGTCACGGACGCC GACATAGCACAAAGGGAAGATCTAAGATATTTAGATATATGTTCAGTCGATCCACCGGGTTGCACAGATATCGATGATGCGCTTCACTGTAGAGATCTATCAAATGGTAATCTAGAAGTAGGTGTACATATTGCGGATGTAACACATTTTGTAAGGCCTGGTACTGCGTTAGATAAAGAAGCAGCATTACGATCTACGACTGTTTATTTGGTTGACACGAGAATTCACATGATTCCTG AGTTACTCAGTACAAATTTCTGCTCtttacgagaaaaagaagacaaactAACGTTTTCTTGCATATGGGAAATGGATAGAGacgcaaatataattaatactagaTATTGTAAGTCCGTAATATGTTCACGAGCAGCGATGACTTACGATGAAGCTCAACTAAAAATTGACGATGTTACTCAACAAGATTCACTTGTAAAGTCATTAAGGAATCTTAATAATTTAgctaaaaagttaaaaaagagACGTCTGGATAATGG AGCTTTATTATTAGCATCTCCAGAAGTCCGTTTTGAAGTAGACTGTGAGACGCATGATCCTATCGAAGTGGAGGTAAAAAAATTGCGGGAAACTAATTCTATGGTGGAAGAATTTATGTTGCTCGCAAATATCTCGGTTGCTAAAAAGATTTTAGAAGAATTCCCAGAATGCGCTGTATTAAGAAGGCATCCCGAACCACCGCCTACTAATTTCGAGCCTCTTATAAAGGCCGCAAAGAATCAG GGTTTTactataaatgtaaatagtGGCAAAGAATTAGCAGattcgttaaataaatgtcATAAAGACAGTAACCCTTACTTTAATACTATGTTAAGGATACTTGCCACACGCTGTATGATGCAAGCTGTATATTTTGTTAGCGGCATGCATCAACCAAGTGAATACTATCATTATGGTTTAGCATGTCCTGTCTATACTCATTTCACATCACCTATTCGAAG atacgCAGATGTGATGGTACATCGTTTATTAGCAGTTTGCATTGGGGCAGATGCAACATATCCCGATTTGTTAGACAAAAAGAAGAATCACGCACTTTGTCAGAATATGAACTATCGCCATAGAATGGCTCAGTATTCTAATCGAGCATCGGTAGCACTAAATACTCAT TTATTCTTTAGAGAAAAAATTCAAGACGAAGAAGGTTATATACTTTTTGTACGAAAGAATGCGTTgcaaatattgataataaagtATGGCTTAGAGGGAACTTTGTACTTGAACAAAGACAAAGATTCAGGTGttacatttatgtataatgGCGAAGATCATTCACAAACGTGTGGAAATATCGTATTTCGCACTTTCGATCCGGTTACTGTGCAAATAAGTTTAAACAGATCCAATATACAGCATGAGAAACTAATATTTAAGTTGGTTAAGCCGTTC ATTCCAGGTTTCAGTGTACCTCCAACAAATACTGCAGATTCTTGTCAGATGGTACTGAAAGAAAGTACGAAAGAAAcggtaaaaagaaagataggaGCAGAGAAAGTATCAGACAGTAATACCAAAGGTGGAGGAAGTAAgagaaaacagaagaaaaggaaacactaG